The following proteins are co-located in the Heteronotia binoei isolate CCM8104 ecotype False Entrance Well chromosome 8, APGP_CSIRO_Hbin_v1, whole genome shotgun sequence genome:
- the ANKRD16 gene encoding ankyrin repeat domain-containing protein 16 isoform X1 has translation MELKTPISSTLIEEREIQEPPNAMKANGETPKRLPKLIQDGKLALLKEEVANVADLSGEVKRKHFGRSGDTLLHYAARHGRLSVLRYLVETLEMDVELFNNDYKRPLHEAASMGHRDCVLYLLERGAAVDCLKKADWTPLMMACTRRNLDVIRDLVQSGANPLLKNKDGWNCFHIACREGDPQIIQYLLDISPDIWNTESKIKRTPLHTAAMHGCLEVLKILLMRCPYLPDSADQCGVTPFMDAIQNGHLDVARLLLEKHQACYTAKDTVGAQPLHRAAVTAQDDALRFLVSELSVDVDARATSLEITALHYAAKEGHAGTIQVLLSLGANLNAKDGKNRTALHMACVGQHAACAEILLRSGLQDSPDSSGTYAGQLAKKPDLLQLFKEVNTSA, from the exons ATGGAGCTGAAGACCCCAATCTCATCTACACTTATTGAGGAGAGAGAGATTCAG gagcccccaaatgCTATGAAAGCGAACGGCGAAACCCCCAAACGGCTTCCCAAGTTGATTCAAGATGGAAAGCTTGCCCTTCTCAAAGAAGAGGTCGCAAATGTCGCGGATCTGAGCGGGGAAGTGAAGCGGAAGCACTTTGGGCGGTCAGGGGACACGCTGCTCCACTACGCAGCCCGGCACGGCCGCCTCAGTGTTCTCCGGTACTTGGTAGAGACGTTGGAGATGGACGTCGAGCTGTTCAATAACGACTACAagcggcctctccacgaagcagCCTCCATGGGCCACCGGGACTGTGTCTTGTACCTCTTGGAGAGAGGAGCAGCCGTGGATTGCTTGAAGAAAGCAGACTG GACTCCCCTAATGATGGCCTGTACCCGGAGGAATTTGGACGTGATTCGAGATCTTGTGCAAAGTGGGGCAAACCCCCTGCTGAAAAACAAAGATGGGTGGAATTGCTTCCATATCGCCTGTCGCGAGGGGGATCCTCAAATCATCCAGTACTTGCTCGACATCTCTCCTGACATCTGGAACACGGAAAGCAAAATCAAAAGAACACCTCTGCACACGGCAG CGATGCATGGCTGCTTGGAGGTACTGAAAATTCTCCTCATGCG GTGCCCATACCTGCCTGACAGCGCGGATCAATGTGGAGTCACCCCCTTTATGGATGCCATTCAGAACGGCCATCTGGACGTTGCTCGCCTGCTTCTGGAAAAGCACCAG GCTTGTTACACGGCAAAGGACACCGTTGGTGCCCAGCCACTGCACCGGGCCGCTGTGACCGCACAGGATGACGCCCTTCGGTTCCTCGTTTCTGAGCTGAGTGTCGATGTCGACGCGAGAGCCACCTCTTTGGAGATCACGGCCCTCCATTACGCAGCCAAG GAAGGACATGCCGGCACTATCCAGGTGCTTCTGTCCCTCGGCGCCAATCTAAATGCAAAAGATGGGAAAAATCGAACAG CTCTTCACATGGCATGTGTGGGCCAACATGCGGCATGTGCTGAAATTCTTCTGCGATCAGGATTACAGGACTCTCCGGACAGTAGCGGAACGTACGCCGGGCAGCTTGCCAAGAAGCCAGACCTCCTCCAGCTCTTCAAAGAGGTCAACACGAGTGCATGA
- the ANKRD16 gene encoding ankyrin repeat domain-containing protein 16 isoform X3, with protein sequence MKANGETPKRLPKLIQDGKLALLKEEVANVADLSGEVKRKHFGRSGDTLLHYAARHGRLSVLRYLVETLEMDVELFNNDYKRPLHEAASMGHRDCVLYLLERGAAVDCLKKADWTPLMMACTRRNLDVIRDLVQSGANPLLKNKDGWNCFHIACREGDPQIIQYLLDISPDIWNTESKIKRTPLHTAAMHGCLEVLKILLMRCPYLPDSADQCGVTPFMDAIQNGHLDVARLLLEKHQACYTAKDTVGAQPLHRAAVTAQDDALRFLVSELSVDVDARATSLEITALHYAAKEGHAGTIQVLLSLGANLNAKDGKNRTALHMACVGQHAACAEILLRSGLQDSPDSSGTYAGQLAKKPDLLQLFKEVNTSA encoded by the exons ATGAAAGCGAACGGCGAAACCCCCAAACGGCTTCCCAAGTTGATTCAAGATGGAAAGCTTGCCCTTCTCAAAGAAGAGGTCGCAAATGTCGCGGATCTGAGCGGGGAAGTGAAGCGGAAGCACTTTGGGCGGTCAGGGGACACGCTGCTCCACTACGCAGCCCGGCACGGCCGCCTCAGTGTTCTCCGGTACTTGGTAGAGACGTTGGAGATGGACGTCGAGCTGTTCAATAACGACTACAagcggcctctccacgaagcagCCTCCATGGGCCACCGGGACTGTGTCTTGTACCTCTTGGAGAGAGGAGCAGCCGTGGATTGCTTGAAGAAAGCAGACTG GACTCCCCTAATGATGGCCTGTACCCGGAGGAATTTGGACGTGATTCGAGATCTTGTGCAAAGTGGGGCAAACCCCCTGCTGAAAAACAAAGATGGGTGGAATTGCTTCCATATCGCCTGTCGCGAGGGGGATCCTCAAATCATCCAGTACTTGCTCGACATCTCTCCTGACATCTGGAACACGGAAAGCAAAATCAAAAGAACACCTCTGCACACGGCAG CGATGCATGGCTGCTTGGAGGTACTGAAAATTCTCCTCATGCG GTGCCCATACCTGCCTGACAGCGCGGATCAATGTGGAGTCACCCCCTTTATGGATGCCATTCAGAACGGCCATCTGGACGTTGCTCGCCTGCTTCTGGAAAAGCACCAG GCTTGTTACACGGCAAAGGACACCGTTGGTGCCCAGCCACTGCACCGGGCCGCTGTGACCGCACAGGATGACGCCCTTCGGTTCCTCGTTTCTGAGCTGAGTGTCGATGTCGACGCGAGAGCCACCTCTTTGGAGATCACGGCCCTCCATTACGCAGCCAAG GAAGGACATGCCGGCACTATCCAGGTGCTTCTGTCCCTCGGCGCCAATCTAAATGCAAAAGATGGGAAAAATCGAACAG CTCTTCACATGGCATGTGTGGGCCAACATGCGGCATGTGCTGAAATTCTTCTGCGATCAGGATTACAGGACTCTCCGGACAGTAGCGGAACGTACGCCGGGCAGCTTGCCAAGAAGCCAGACCTCCTCCAGCTCTTCAAAGAGGTCAACACGAGTGCATGA